In the genome of Vespa crabro chromosome 1, iyVesCrab1.2, whole genome shotgun sequence, the window GTTTGTAATATGCCAAAATGCAGAATTGCTATGATAACATcagaacattttttattatacttgagTACTTCATTGACAAAAAATTACTTACGTTGTGTGGGCACAAAagtttatatgaatattttaaagagaCTCACTGAAAAAGATTGGAAAAAGTCATTTGATTctgttataaaatatcttgTTTATCAATGGGAAATAGGACCaaagtaagtatataaaatatatgatatattattggttaataaaatgatcttgttttaattattatttattttacattgaaatttaatttataatttttttcagcAAAAATCATAATGCACTTAAATCACTTTGTAAATATTGGCTTGAACCAACTATAACAAAGTACAAGAATATTCTATTGCATCTATGGGAATTATGTAAAGATTTTGTAGCACCATTTTTTCATTCGCACTTACAAAGGATAGCTAATGAAATGTATGTTACTTTTCCACAAGATATTGACCTTATCTCTTATATACACCACAAAGATGAAGTTATAAGATTAAATGGTTTTGCAATCTACTGTTATCAATCCAGTAAATtgcttaataacgataaagttgatcactttattataattaaacaatttttgtgGTATAATGCAAATACCACATCAATATTCTTAAGAGATGGGATAACTCaatactttaaaatattttatacaaacgtTTTAAAAAGTAGtgaaaattttgattataatcaatatatctGTGATATGGTAGATTGGTTACATGAATTCTTATTAGACTGTTTTGAACCTGGTTCTCGTTATCAACGTAAAATTCTTGGTTTAAATTTGTACAAAGTTGTCCTTTCTGTAACTGATACATATTTTTGTAAGTATCTTATTGAAAAAGAGCATAATTCCCCTATTATGCTTCATAACAAATGCACAAAAGGAGATATAAAATGCAagtttacaaataaaaaatgtttattggTTCTCTTAAAGCTACTACAAGATAGTACACTTGATATAAAGCAAACAgcaacttatattattattaattattttgagaaagatgttttaacgaatatagaaaaaaaagtaagaacttcgatttattatttaactatTTTTTAAGACATTGtagtaaaatgtaataatattttaatttaaaaataatataatatcaggtaatatttgatatgggattaaaaaattgtaattcatCTAAATTCTATGAAGTGGAAAGTGGAGCAGCATTGATGAAGATTTTGGCAACTTGGGAGCCTTTTAATATAGAGTTTATTACTAACAAATGTGAAAAAAGTGCTttgtgtaataattattatgaattctttctttatgaaGCACAAAAGCAATTACTacaaatgaaagaagatatattaaaaGCTATTGTTCATAGTGGATCTTTTTATGGTATCCTTACTGCTATGCTTAGCTCTAACTTTGAACATGGACTAGAAAATTGTAGACCTCCTTTAAacttcataaaaaaattattggatTTCTTAGATGATGctataactttctttttatctatattgtcATCAAAATCTACAACTACaagtaagaaattattatcttcttttatgttataatgaaataagatcattctaatttgtattaatattttccagAATATGCATCATCATTTGCAGAAATGGGATTAGCAATTAATGATACAATTAAAACTAGTGCaataaatgatgataattatgatgatcTTATTTTATCACCTGCACATCAAGTTATTGTATCTTGTATTTGGCTATCCTTGaaggtatattatttttaaattaaatctccatctttaaattaaacaataaaatgaactgatagattatattttttatcaaggTATCTTGTGAAATAGCTAATAATATAGGTAGTTGTATGTACTCTAATGAGACGACTTCACATGCAATTAAGCTAATTACAATGGTATTAACAAAATGTAGACATAAAGGAGCAATCGAAGCTGCTGGAATAGCAATTGGTAACTTAGTAAGgtatttcattcattataatctattatgatttttacaatataactggtaataatatatatggtaTTTTAGATGTATATGCAAGAAAGATAGTTATgctgaaatattaaaaatgtatgtaaAAGATTTATTAGAAGATAAAACAACAAATACTTTGAATATAACTCGACGTGGTGCTGGATTTTCGTTGATGTTTCATAAAATAGTATCTAATGATAATCGTAAAGGAAGAcctcttttacatttttctatacaagaattattatattctttagaaAGGTGGTCTGAAactaaatttgaaaatattgaatataaatacgaTCTCCCATTGGCaagacatttatattttttacgtaCATTGGTAGCAGacaaaaatatacatgtacagTTAACACCATATATGGAGCGTATTTCTTTAGTATGTTTTCAGTATTTACGATCAGAAATTTGGCAAATCAGGTAAACAATTACACATTATACGTTTTTCTCAAGAtcgttaatatgattaatattatctaattatcAATACTTTCAATTTTTAGGAATGCTAGTCTTCAATTATTTGGTTCTATAATTCCGCGTTTGGTAGGACAAAGTGCTGGTGGAAAAGAATTAGATTTTGGAAATGGATATTCCGTTAATCATTTCATCACTCATTATCCAATCCTAACAAATCACATATTAAAACAACTTCAGGTTTTTTCACAATTATCTGAAAATTCAAACACTATGTTACatgaatattcaaatattgtACATATCCTTATATTGCTTTCTAAGTTTTCAATTAGTGGTTGtgatttcattgattatttatcatatgattttgtaaaagaaatgaaaagttatttttttaaacttctAGCTAATCCTATTGAACATGTTAGAATACTTACTGGAAAAGCATATGCAGCTTTAACTGCTTTTTCATGCATTAAATCAGAaatcgaaatattgaaatttaatgtttttttaatcaaaaatgttaataagatACATGGGCATTTACttactataaaatatttaaaagagaaatttttggCTGAagcagaaaatataaattcatgtAAAACAGTGGAATCAACAATTATCAATtctaatgaaaaatgtattagCGAATATAGAATTCAAAATATTGTGAAGATCTGGAATAATAAGCTAAAGACTAAAAGCAatcaacaaatatattatactttagaATGCATGCTCATAGagttatttaatttgaaattatctcCATCAAATATTGagtattttgataaaattatattagatagtttatgtatattacatatgGAGAAGATAAAACCAAGTTTTTATCAATTCATAGATATTCTGACATATTTATATGCagatcatattaaatatactggcaattttaattcgaaaatcattgataaaattgTTCATTCTGAATATATAGAACaaactattaattttttaactcGTTTGCATTGTTTCACTCCaattcttaaaattatattacgtattttattatcaataattgatAATGGTAATGCATTAGTCAttaatgcaataataaaatttataattacaacttttaaatgttcattattaattgatatttataaattaaaattagagGAAACAGTTCTGAATTTAATTCCAAAGCTTGATAAAGATACTTCACATATTAATTTACTACacttcaaaaatatattaatagcaatattttGCAAAGATGAAAGtatcatatataaaacattatcAGCAATTTTTAACATGAGTCTTACTGACAatgaatatgtaaaaaatgaaGCATCAGAATGtcttcaattttttgttcAACGTTTTTCAGAAGTAGAATCTAGAaacaaattgataattatGCATTGTTGTCTTATATTACTGAAGAATGATACTTCTGATATATGTAATTCAGTTACTACAATTGTACAAAATCATATTATGTCTGCAATATATGGTGATAAAAAAATGTGTGAACATGACGAAATTATATACCAACAACTACTGTTGGAAATAGAGTATTATACATCGTtatgtaattctttttatctaaatgataacatagaatttataagaaaGTTCATAGGTCTTGATAAATTTCATACCAGGCAGTCTTCATTAGTTGAAAATCCTTTTGATCATGAAGATAATACTTTTtacaaagaagaaacaaagttCATGAACatactttatttttacatgcaatctaacaaaaaatatcgtaTGCTAAAATATGAAAGCAATACTGAAAACTGCATCGATGTGTCACACATCATTAAAAGTAAATGtcaatttttagaaaaaaccGGTTTTAATCTTAATTGTTTAAGAAATTTGTTAGCActtaaagataaagattatctatttaaaaaacagGAAACTTTGATATACGAgtacaagaataaaaaacaataatataaaatgtgtaTCTGTAAagcattattttataaagtctaataaaatgatatattactATCTCAAACTcaataaattgatttatcaTTAAGGCTGTTTACTACTTGGTGGTTTTTTAATAGTTTATGCCATCAATGAGAACAGGCGTAATTCTTGACCGATTTTAATGAACAAggtctcattttaaagatggAAGTTTAATTTACGGCACTCTTTCagagaatttttgaaaaagctttattttctttgaaaaaaatcggGTTAAAAAATGGTATTTTTCAAGAATAgcttatacataaataaaaagctttttcaaaacTCCGCTAAAAGGACGTCGTAAATTAaacctttttctttaaaataaaatcttttttatcaaaattgatCGAGAATTACTTCTATTCTCCTTGATGGCGCAAATGGtattttcgacatttttcgcGGAAAAAAAGTTTAGTATTGTGACGTCCTTTGAAATTTCCAGCAAAAGAGATGAAGCTCGTATCTCCATTACTGATTTCCATGTACACGCTTAAATGGTGTATGTTTTATATCCTTGAAGTAGCAATTGCCTGTTTGGTTGTTGTGTAAATAGCTGATTCAGATTTTTTGAACATTTccaaatataaagaaatgggTTTCTCGATCCTCGCGCGGAGAAGCTACTCAttcgatcattttaataagCTTTAGCCAGATAATTTTAtggtaaaaataaagaaatacatgTCCAATAGTTTATGTCAAGGAATCTgagttttttaaatattgttaaattttgtaaaaatttgtagttttttagatttaatagactaaaaagagaaagattctaTAAATAATGTGTAGCACATTGGCAATCATCTAGATTCGTAATACAGGAAAT includes:
- the LOC124432734 gene encoding uncharacterized protein LOC124432734; the protein is MDLSHLLQELQICKENVAIYKKLITFNLSFKHLLTKKNKEEWQLILLNIMEVLTSNQDMGKEWILLASHAFFILQSAQCDAESLQRYLAYFLEVDSSELFFINKIYKINHLELFKLVITHGYLQVNQKKIYSNNVLCIIFKIIYSHCVQYTPYSYFAYKILNTWLNRTIYTDFWNTNSLLIEQQLEMIIFSNWCNSINDINKQNATYIFNTYLRIMIEKYNGFLEYVFNCVDSLSWQNETKYIILAEVCNMPKCRIAMITSEHFLLYLSTSLTKNYLRCVGTKVYMNILKRLTEKDWKKSFDSVIKYLVYQWEIGPNKNHNALKSLCKYWLEPTITKYKNILLHLWELCKDFVAPFFHSHLQRIANEMYVTFPQDIDLISYIHHKDEVIRLNGFAIYCYQSSKLLNNDKVDHFIIIKQFLWYNANTTSIFLRDGITQYFKIFYTNVLKSSENFDYNQYICDMVDWLHEFLLDCFEPGSRYQRKILGLNLYKVVLSVTDTYFCKYLIEKEHNSPIMLHNKCTKGDIKCKFTNKKCLLVLLKLLQDSTLDIKQTATYIIINYFEKDVLTNIEKKVIFDMGLKNCNSSKFYEVESGAALMKILATWEPFNIEFITNKCEKSALCNNYYEFFLYEAQKQLLQMKEDILKAIVHSGSFYGILTAMLSSNFEHGLENCRPPLNFIKKLLDFLDDAITFFLSILSSKSTTTKYASSFAEMGLAINDTIKTSAINDDNYDDLILSPAHQVIVSCIWLSLKVSCEIANNIGSCMYSNETTSHAIKLITMVLTKCRHKGAIEAAGIAIGNLVRCICKKDSYAEILKMYVKDLLEDKTTNTLNITRRGAGFSLMFHKIVSNDNRKGRPLLHFSIQELLYSLERWSETKFENIEYKYDLPLARHLYFLRTLVADKNIHVQLTPYMERISLVCFQYLRSEIWQIRNASLQLFGSIIPRLVGQSAGGKELDFGNGYSVNHFITHYPILTNHILKQLQVFSQLSENSNTMLHEYSNIVHILILLSKFSISGCDFIDYLSYDFVKEMKSYFFKLLANPIEHVRILTGKAYAALTAFSCIKSEIEILKFNVFLIKNVNKIHGHLLTIKYLKEKFLAEAENINSCKTVESTIINSNEKCISEYRIQNIVKIWNNKLKTKSNQQIYYTLECMLIELFNLKLSPSNIEYFDKIILDSLCILHMEKIKPSFYQFIDILTYLYADHIKYTGNFNSKIIDKIVHSEYIEQTINFLTRLHCFTPILKIILRILLSIIDNGNALVINAIIKFIITTFKCSLLIDIYKLKLEETVLNLIPKLDKDTSHINLLHFKNILIAIFCKDESIIYKTLSAIFNMSLTDNEYVKNEASECLQFFVQRFSEVESRNKLIIMHCCLILLKNDTSDICNSVTTIVQNHIMSAIYGDKKMCEHDEIIYQQLLLEIEYYTSLCNSFYLNDNIEFIRKFIGLDKFHTRQSSLVENPFDHEDNTFYKEETKFMNILYFYMQSNKKYRMLKYESNTENCIDVSHIIKSKCQFLEKTGFNLNCLRNLLALKDKDYLFKKQETLIYEYKNKKQ